A window of Jannaschia sp. M317 contains these coding sequences:
- a CDS encoding DUF1330 domain-containing protein: MTAYITVQLVLKDADVFADYRSQASAALAKHGGKILAGGPGSEVLEDTGAGPATAVMAAFPDAEAARAWINDPDLADVHALRKRGAQTMITLLGDL, from the coding sequence ATGACCGCCTACATCACCGTCCAACTCGTCCTGAAAGACGCAGACGTCTTCGCTGACTACCGCAGCCAGGCCAGCGCCGCCCTTGCCAAGCACGGCGGCAAGATCCTCGCCGGAGGCCCCGGCAGCGAGGTGCTGGAGGACACGGGCGCCGGCCCCGCGACCGCCGTCATGGCGGCCTTCCCCGATGCCGAAGCAGCCCGCGCCTGGATCAACGACCCGGATCTGGCGGACGTACATGCCCTGCGCAAGCGCGGGGCGCAGACGATGATCACCCTGCTAGGCGATCTCTGA
- a CDS encoding LysR family transcriptional regulator, whose protein sequence is MAADWNTLKLILDLERGGSLAAAARATGASAATLSRQLARAEAQVGRRLFDRVPEGLRITDDGAMMARHADRMEAEALALDRRLAGRVDGLQGPLTLTLPPLLASVALAEDIRGFARRHPGIALRLLGDNTPLDLHRREADVALRVSRTPPESLWGRKLVEQNAGFFASPGFLQNHADGLRGEAPLPVLRFTAWARTWPAGLTEVFPSAEVAMTCDDMPVAIALAQAGVGVLRASCSVGAEAAGLVPVPGTPRVPYAPIWLLTHPDLRRSAPVAALMAQLTAFFEARKPMFLGAR, encoded by the coding sequence ATGGCTGCTGACTGGAATACCCTGAAATTGATCCTCGATCTGGAACGGGGGGGCAGTCTGGCGGCAGCGGCGCGGGCCACGGGGGCCAGTGCGGCGACCCTGTCGCGGCAATTGGCGCGGGCCGAGGCGCAGGTCGGGCGGCGGCTGTTCGATCGCGTGCCCGAGGGGCTGCGCATAACCGACGACGGGGCGATGATGGCCCGCCATGCCGACCGGATGGAGGCGGAGGCACTGGCGCTGGACCGGCGGTTGGCGGGTCGCGTGGACGGGTTGCAGGGACCGCTGACCCTGACGCTGCCGCCGTTGTTGGCCAGTGTGGCCCTGGCCGAGGACATACGCGGATTTGCCCGGCGACATCCGGGCATCGCGCTGCGTCTGCTGGGGGACAACACGCCGCTGGACCTGCACCGACGCGAGGCCGACGTCGCCCTGCGCGTCAGCCGCACCCCGCCCGAAAGCCTGTGGGGCCGCAAATTGGTCGAGCAGAACGCCGGGTTCTTTGCCAGCCCCGGCTTTCTGCAGAATCACGCAGATGGTTTGCGTGGTGAGGCCCCGTTGCCGGTCCTGCGCTTTACCGCCTGGGCGCGCACCTGGCCCGCAGGCCTGACGGAGGTGTTTCCAAGCGCCGAGGTTGCAATGACCTGCGACGACATGCCGGTGGCGATCGCCCTGGCGCAGGCCGGGGTCGGTGTTCTGCGGGCGTCCTGTTCTGTCGGGGCAGAGGCGGCGGGGCTGGTGCCCGTGCCCGGCACGCCGCGCGTGCCCTATGCGCCGATCTGGTTGCTGACCCATCCGGACCTGCGTCGCAGCGCGCCGGTCGCCGCCCTGATGGCGCAGCTGACCGCCTTTTTCGAGGCGCGCAAGCCGATGTTCCTGGGCGCACGCTAG